A stretch of Amblyraja radiata isolate CabotCenter1 chromosome 6, sAmbRad1.1.pri, whole genome shotgun sequence DNA encodes these proteins:
- the hikeshi gene encoding protein Hikeshi isoform X2 yields MFGCLVAGRLVQTDAQQVADGKFVFNLPDYKSVNHVVVFMLGTTPFPVGAGGSVYFSYPDKSGMPVWQLLGFITNEKPSAIFKISRLKTEGSQHPFGMVNIAQTESVAQIGISVEPMELLTQQTPEASAAVSTVDSFTQFTQKMLDNFYNFATSFALTQDRMTPNPTEMFIPASIVLKWYENFQRRLSQNPYFWKS; encoded by the exons GTACAGACAGATGCACAACAAGTTGCAGATGGAAAATTTGTATTTAATCTTCCTGATTATAAGAGTGTCAATCACGTGGTGGTCTTTATGCTGGGGACAACACCATTTCCCGTAGGAGCAGGTGGATCTGTGTATTTCTCTTACCCAGACAAGAGTGGAATGCCTGTATGGCAATTATTGGGATTCATAACGAATGAAAAACCCAGTGCAATCTTCAAAATATCACGTTTAAAGACGG AAGGTAGCCAGCATCCTTTTGGGATGGTGAATATTGCACAGACTGAATCAGTTGCCCAAATTGGAATATCTGTGGAGCCCATGGAACTATTGACGCAGCAGACTCCAGAAGCAAGTGCAGCTGTTTCAACTGTTGATTCATTTACACAG TTTACACAGAAGATGCTAGACAATTTCTATAATTTTGCAACCTCATTTGCATTGACCCAGGATCGGATGACTCCAAATCCTACTGAGATGTTTATTCCTGCAAGTATTGTCTTGAAATG GTATGAGAATTTTCAAAGAAGACTGTCCCAAAATCCATATTTTTGGAAATCATAA
- the hikeshi gene encoding protein Hikeshi isoform X3 has protein sequence MFGCLVAGRLVQTDAQQVADGKFVFNLPDYKSVNHVVVFMLGTTPFPVGAGGSVYFSYPDKSGMPVWQLLGFITNEKPSAIFKISRLKTEEGSQHPFGMVNIAQTESVAQIGISVEPMELLTQQTPEASAAVSTVDSFTQFTQKMLDNFYNFATSFALTQDRMTPNPTEMFIPASIVLK, from the exons GTACAGACAGATGCACAACAAGTTGCAGATGGAAAATTTGTATTTAATCTTCCTGATTATAAGAGTGTCAATCACGTGGTGGTCTTTATGCTGGGGACAACACCATTTCCCGTAGGAGCAGGTGGATCTGTGTATTTCTCTTACCCAGACAAGAGTGGAATGCCTGTATGGCAATTATTGGGATTCATAACGAATGAAAAACCCAGTGCAATCTTCAAAATATCACGTTTAAAGACGG AAGAAGGTAGCCAGCATCCTTTTGGGATGGTGAATATTGCACAGACTGAATCAGTTGCCCAAATTGGAATATCTGTGGAGCCCATGGAACTATTGACGCAGCAGACTCCAGAAGCAAGTGCAGCTGTTTCAACTGTTGATTCATTTACACAG TTTACACAGAAGATGCTAGACAATTTCTATAATTTTGCAACCTCATTTGCATTGACCCAGGATCGGATGACTCCAAATCCTACTGAGATGTTTATTCCTGCAAGTATTGTCTTGAAATG
- the hikeshi gene encoding protein Hikeshi isoform X1 — protein MFGCLVAGRLVQTDAQQVADGKFVFNLPDYKSVNHVVVFMLGTTPFPVGAGGSVYFSYPDKSGMPVWQLLGFITNEKPSAIFKISRLKTEEGSQHPFGMVNIAQTESVAQIGISVEPMELLTQQTPEASAAVSTVDSFTQFTQKMLDNFYNFATSFALTQDRMTPNPTEMFIPASIVLKWYENFQRRLSQNPYFWKS, from the exons GTACAGACAGATGCACAACAAGTTGCAGATGGAAAATTTGTATTTAATCTTCCTGATTATAAGAGTGTCAATCACGTGGTGGTCTTTATGCTGGGGACAACACCATTTCCCGTAGGAGCAGGTGGATCTGTGTATTTCTCTTACCCAGACAAGAGTGGAATGCCTGTATGGCAATTATTGGGATTCATAACGAATGAAAAACCCAGTGCAATCTTCAAAATATCACGTTTAAAGACGG AAGAAGGTAGCCAGCATCCTTTTGGGATGGTGAATATTGCACAGACTGAATCAGTTGCCCAAATTGGAATATCTGTGGAGCCCATGGAACTATTGACGCAGCAGACTCCAGAAGCAAGTGCAGCTGTTTCAACTGTTGATTCATTTACACAG TTTACACAGAAGATGCTAGACAATTTCTATAATTTTGCAACCTCATTTGCATTGACCCAGGATCGGATGACTCCAAATCCTACTGAGATGTTTATTCCTGCAAGTATTGTCTTGAAATG GTATGAGAATTTTCAAAGAAGACTGTCCCAAAATCCATATTTTTGGAAATCATAA
- the hikeshi gene encoding protein Hikeshi isoform X4: protein MLGTTPFPVGAGGSVYFSYPDKSGMPVWQLLGFITNEKPSAIFKISRLKTEEGSQHPFGMVNIAQTESVAQIGISVEPMELLTQQTPEASAAVSTVDSFTQFTQKMLDNFYNFATSFALTQDRMTPNPTEMFIPASIVLKWYENFQRRLSQNPYFWKS from the exons ATGCTGGGGACAACACCATTTCCCGTAGGAGCAGGTGGATCTGTGTATTTCTCTTACCCAGACAAGAGTGGAATGCCTGTATGGCAATTATTGGGATTCATAACGAATGAAAAACCCAGTGCAATCTTCAAAATATCACGTTTAAAGACGG AAGAAGGTAGCCAGCATCCTTTTGGGATGGTGAATATTGCACAGACTGAATCAGTTGCCCAAATTGGAATATCTGTGGAGCCCATGGAACTATTGACGCAGCAGACTCCAGAAGCAAGTGCAGCTGTTTCAACTGTTGATTCATTTACACAG TTTACACAGAAGATGCTAGACAATTTCTATAATTTTGCAACCTCATTTGCATTGACCCAGGATCGGATGACTCCAAATCCTACTGAGATGTTTATTCCTGCAAGTATTGTCTTGAAATG GTATGAGAATTTTCAAAGAAGACTGTCCCAAAATCCATATTTTTGGAAATCATAA